Genomic DNA from Peribacillus simplex:
TTCGAGTTCGTCATGCAGCTCTTTTGCCTTAGCCAGGTTTGCTGTCGCCTCATTCATTTTCGTCCGGTACCTAGTGGAAACCTCCTTTAACTGTTCGGCATATATTTCATCTGTTCCTGGCAGGATGGCCGTTTTATATATATCAATGATTTCATCCCCTCCACAACTCGGGAAATATTCATGCGGGGATGTGCTGTCAAATATGGCGATCCCAACCTCCCGGACGATTACCATGTCCAAGCTATGCGGATCGAAACCACAATGATATATTTCAACATCAAAGCCTCTTTGCTCCGCAGCCTTTGCAATCTTCTTCAGCATCGTTGATTTTCCTGAACCTGGACGTCCCTTTAAAAAGTACCGTTTTTGTATTCCCTCAGTAATATTGGGGATGAAATCAACTGCACCCGTTGGTGTAGCTGCACCTAAGAATCGGTGACGAACATCCGACTTCTTATTAAGGACGATATCTCTATAAAAGCTTTCTATCAATTTATTGGTCAACCCATTCAATTTTGCGAAATCAATATTTGCCTTATAAATGTCTTCCCATTCATCATGTATCTTCAATGCTTCAGCGAATAGGGCATATGCCTTCTCGAAGCTCTTGCTTCTCGCATTCGTCAACTTTATGATGGCCGCTCTTTCAGA
This window encodes:
- a CDS encoding PRK06851 family protein; the encoded protein is MTGKVMNYFAGGNTAKGFYSLYDSNLKGLERLFILKGGPGSGKSTIMKKIGQEWLDKGYDIEYLHCSSDNDSIDGVIIPALKIGIVDGTAPHVIEPKAPGAIEEYVNLGAAWDSQQLASERAAIIKLTNARSKSFEKAYALFAEALKIHDEWEDIYKANIDFAKLNGLTNKLIESFYRDIVLNKKSDVRHRFLGAATPTGAVDFIPNITEGIQKRYFLKGRPGSGKSTMLKKIAKAAEQRGFDVEIYHCGFDPHSLDMVIVREVGIAIFDSTSPHEYFPSCGGDEIIDIYKTAILPGTDEIYAEQLKEVSTRYRTKMNEATANLAKAKELHDELEKIYVKAMDFTAIDDIQKDIHEQIIERAQDVDRKTILH